One genomic window of Desmospora activa DSM 45169 includes the following:
- a CDS encoding class II aldolase/adducin family protein, with protein MKPSFTIAYQLEPTPSLKRFAAGIQEVMESEGYRQSDENDPHIQLVFNVVDPRQPRHFRRKGKGTFVVTVAENHQPVEDTFRSGYPVLIRSLGNMMIYLDRYPEQGGTYFITLEQGCYPLATHDGDAGYYQDIFERIRPLASSQLIIDNTFHSDLPEKLWDGDTTTNELIQSGKKLDGMNLLPAPFPIEELLPNGAYRHIQRLYGIGGLSYGNLSARHEENQFWMSARGVNKGDLRQIGQDILLIKGYNADNLSMEISVPANIEPKRASVDAIEHWMIYSEHPEVGAIVHIHAWMEGIPSTEINYPCGTVQLAEAVAQKIREAEDPSRAVIGLKNHGLTITGKDLNDIFARIDGKILPQVPMA; from the coding sequence ATGAAACCATCATTCACCATCGCGTACCAACTGGAACCCACTCCATCGTTAAAGCGTTTTGCCGCCGGTATCCAAGAAGTGATGGAATCCGAGGGTTACCGCCAAAGTGACGAAAACGATCCTCATATCCAATTGGTGTTTAACGTTGTCGATCCACGACAACCGCGACATTTTCGCCGCAAAGGAAAAGGAACGTTTGTCGTAACCGTGGCGGAAAACCACCAACCGGTGGAAGACACCTTTCGTTCAGGTTATCCAGTCCTGATTCGATCACTGGGGAATATGATGATCTACTTAGATCGCTATCCCGAACAAGGAGGGACCTATTTCATCACATTGGAGCAGGGTTGTTATCCCCTTGCCACCCATGATGGTGATGCTGGATACTATCAGGATATTTTTGAGAGAATTCGTCCTCTTGCCTCCTCTCAGTTGATCATTGACAACACCTTCCACTCCGATTTGCCGGAAAAACTATGGGATGGGGATACAACGACAAATGAATTGATTCAATCCGGCAAAAAGTTGGATGGAATGAATCTGTTACCTGCCCCTTTCCCTATTGAAGAGTTACTTCCTAATGGTGCCTATCGCCATATCCAACGGCTCTACGGCATCGGCGGTCTCAGTTATGGAAACCTGAGCGCCCGCCATGAGGAGAATCAATTTTGGATGAGCGCCAGAGGGGTCAACAAAGGGGATTTACGACAGATCGGGCAGGATATTTTGTTGATCAAAGGCTATAACGCCGACAATTTGTCTATGGAGATCAGCGTACCTGCCAACATTGAACCGAAGCGGGCGTCAGTCGATGCAATTGAACACTGGATGATTTATTCGGAACATCCGGAAGTGGGAGCTATCGTCCATATCCACGCTTGGATGGAGGGTATTCCTTCGACGGAAATCAATTATCCCTGTGGCACGGTACAACTTGCGGAAGCGGTCGCCCAGAAAATCAGAGAGGCGGAAGATCCCTCCCGTGCGGTCATCGGGTTAAAAAATCACGGGCTTACCATTACCGGGAAAGATCTCAATGATATCTTTGCGCGTATTGACGGAAAAATTCTCCCCCAAGTTCCAATGGCATGA
- a CDS encoding SDR family NAD(P)-dependent oxidoreductase — MSQRNILITGASSGIGAEIARQLVQKGDFPLLVARDEAKLQQLRQDLGCGAAFTCDVTCTEEVNRLADCIYQRYGGVDVLINNAGYGKFGGSMEVSTTDYVGMIETNYLGAVRMTRALLPQLLQRNGKIINIASIAGLTGIPNLAAYCASKFALIGYSESLQLEFAPRIQVGVLCPGPVQTPFFQGEDPASCFPPLILGRLLDTETVARHAVRLMERPRIKIIPAGMRWAMHLRHFSPQLYRWVLKRMYDSFAQKRPVQLKQEERIP, encoded by the coding sequence ATGAGCCAACGAAACATTCTGATCACAGGAGCATCCAGCGGCATTGGAGCAGAAATCGCACGTCAACTGGTGCAAAAGGGGGATTTCCCCCTTTTAGTGGCGCGGGATGAGGCGAAGTTGCAACAGTTGCGGCAGGATTTGGGTTGCGGTGCCGCCTTCACCTGTGATGTGACCTGTACAGAAGAAGTCAACCGTCTCGCTGATTGCATTTACCAGCGGTACGGTGGGGTGGATGTTTTAATCAACAATGCGGGATACGGCAAGTTTGGAGGATCGATGGAGGTTTCAACCACCGACTATGTGGGCATGATTGAGACCAACTACTTAGGCGCTGTACGTATGACGCGAGCCTTGCTGCCGCAGTTGCTGCAGCGAAACGGGAAGATTATCAATATCGCTTCCATTGCAGGCTTAACCGGCATTCCCAACTTAGCGGCTTATTGCGCCTCCAAGTTTGCCCTGATCGGTTATTCCGAATCCCTGCAATTGGAGTTTGCCCCTCGCATCCAAGTGGGTGTTTTATGTCCCGGACCGGTACAAACCCCTTTTTTCCAGGGAGAAGATCCGGCATCCTGTTTCCCACCCCTGATCCTGGGACGACTGTTGGATACGGAAACCGTGGCACGACACGCTGTCCGTTTGATGGAACGCCCTCGCATCAAAATCATCCCAGCCGGTATGCGGTGGGCGATGCACCTTCGCCATTTCTCACCGCAACTCTACCGCTGGGTGTTAAAGCGGATGTATGATTCTTTTGCACAAAAAAGACCAGTCCAATTAAAACAAGAAGAAAGGATTCCCTGA
- a CDS encoding diacylglycerol/lipid kinase family protein yields the protein MYQLIVNESSGNGRGRKVWRQIQQILEQQAIPYQMESTQYRGHATALAQSISTRPDIKAVVAIGGDGTVHEVGNGLVGTGKPLGYIQAGSGNDFAKAQQIPTDPFEAFNRVLRHQVRRIDTAKLHERFLIGFSGIGFDGMVAETVNRSSLKRWFGKLAYLYAAFYTWTRYRPVQATLTIDGTTRSYSDLWMVAITNIPNYGGGMLICPEADDEDGSLDICCVSQMSHSSFLKILPSVFKGNHVQHPAVTLTRGHTITITSDLPLTVHADGEVIGQTPLSIQVQPRSLAIL from the coding sequence ATGTATCAGCTCATTGTGAACGAATCCTCAGGAAACGGACGCGGTAGAAAGGTTTGGCGACAAATCCAGCAAATCTTGGAGCAGCAGGCCATCCCCTATCAGATGGAATCAACCCAATATCGCGGACATGCGACCGCGCTTGCCCAAAGTATATCCACCCGCCCCGATATTAAGGCGGTGGTGGCGATCGGGGGAGATGGCACCGTACATGAAGTGGGCAACGGCTTGGTGGGCACCGGCAAACCGTTGGGCTATATCCAGGCCGGTTCGGGCAATGATTTTGCAAAAGCCCAACAGATCCCGACCGATCCCTTTGAAGCCTTTAACCGAGTGTTACGACACCAAGTGCGCCGCATCGATACCGCTAAACTGCATGAACGGTTTCTGATCGGTTTTTCTGGCATCGGATTTGACGGAATGGTAGCCGAAACGGTCAACCGTTCCTCTTTGAAACGATGGTTCGGAAAATTGGCGTATCTATATGCGGCCTTCTACACATGGACCCGCTATCGACCGGTTCAAGCCACCCTAACCATCGACGGCACAACCCGCTCCTACTCCGACTTATGGATGGTAGCGATAACCAATATCCCCAATTACGGCGGCGGAATGTTGATCTGTCCCGAAGCGGATGACGAAGACGGTTCCCTCGATATCTGCTGTGTGAGTCAGATGTCCCATAGCAGTTTTTTAAAAATACTCCCTTCCGTTTTCAAGGGAAACCATGTTCAACATCCCGCCGTCACCCTGACACGGGGGCATACGATCACCATCACATCGGATCTTCCTTTGACTGTCCATGCCGATGGAGAAGTGATCGGTCAAACCCCTCTCTCCATCCAAGTACAACCCCGCTCGTTGGCGATCTTATGA
- a CDS encoding Rqc2 family fibronectin-binding protein encodes MSFDGIVTRAVVQEVATALTGGRIAKIYQPTESELIFHVRAKGGNHRLLLSAHPAHPRFHLTEKLAEHPLSPPMFCMLMRKHLEGGVIHALTQIGLERIIHLDIKSRNELGDEVIRRLVIEIMGRHSNLILIDPESGKIIDGIRRVGIGVSRHRQVIPGAVYQPPPEQKKRNPLQTDRETFLGSIQWNEGAIEQQLIRNYMGLGPQMAREIVHRAGIGDREQLWQAFSPLIERIREHRYQPTIIHARKSVFAAIPLTYSQGEAETFDSISRCLEAFFHGKAERDRMRQQNHDLIRRLKNAIDKNEKKLEKLQNEYTSTERADHYRVCGELITAYMHQIERGDMELKAINYYDTDATEITIPLESRLTPSENAQRYFKLYNKAKSARKWIREQQEKTCQETAYLESVLVQLENATPAEAEEIKEELVEQGFLKRPSTRKQRKGNPRPQPAVYRSSEGIPILVGRNNKQNDFLTHRMAAPTDTWLHTKDIPGSHVVIRGKNFGEETLTEAALLAAYHSKARESSQIPVDCTLIKHVKKPSGSPPGFVIYEEQKTLFVTPEAHIIRKLESTD; translated from the coding sequence ATGTCGTTCGACGGAATCGTAACCCGTGCGGTTGTTCAGGAAGTTGCCACCGCGTTGACAGGCGGTCGCATCGCAAAAATCTATCAACCGACGGAATCGGAGCTTATCTTTCATGTTCGGGCAAAGGGAGGCAACCACCGCCTGTTGCTCTCCGCCCACCCCGCCCATCCCCGCTTTCATCTGACGGAAAAACTGGCGGAACATCCCCTTTCACCACCGATGTTTTGCATGTTAATGCGCAAGCATCTGGAAGGGGGCGTCATTCATGCCCTTACTCAGATTGGCTTAGAGCGGATCATCCATCTTGATATCAAAAGCCGCAACGAACTGGGGGATGAAGTGATTCGCCGTCTGGTGATCGAGATTATGGGACGCCACAGCAATCTGATTCTGATCGATCCCGAATCGGGCAAAATCATAGACGGCATCCGTCGGGTTGGCATCGGCGTCAGCCGCCACCGTCAGGTGATCCCCGGCGCTGTTTACCAACCACCCCCTGAACAGAAAAAGCGGAATCCGTTACAGACGGATCGGGAAACATTCCTGGGCTCGATCCAGTGGAACGAAGGGGCGATCGAGCAACAGCTGATCCGCAATTATATGGGACTAGGCCCACAGATGGCCCGTGAAATCGTCCACCGCGCCGGAATCGGTGACCGTGAGCAGTTGTGGCAGGCCTTTTCCCCCTTGATAGAGCGGATACGGGAACACCGTTATCAACCCACTATCATCCACGCCCGTAAATCCGTATTTGCCGCTATCCCGCTGACGTACTCACAAGGGGAGGCGGAGACATTTGACTCTATCAGTCGCTGCCTAGAGGCGTTTTTTCACGGCAAGGCGGAGCGGGACCGTATGCGTCAGCAAAATCACGACTTGATTCGACGCTTAAAAAACGCCATCGACAAAAACGAAAAGAAGCTGGAAAAGCTGCAAAACGAGTATACATCCACGGAGCGTGCGGACCATTATCGTGTTTGCGGAGAGTTGATCACCGCCTATATGCACCAGATTGAACGGGGCGATATGGAACTAAAGGCCATCAATTACTACGACACCGATGCAACGGAAATCACCATTCCCCTGGAATCACGCCTGACCCCGTCGGAAAACGCCCAACGCTATTTTAAGCTTTACAATAAAGCAAAGTCCGCCCGCAAATGGATTCGGGAGCAACAAGAAAAAACATGCCAAGAAACGGCTTACTTAGAATCGGTGCTGGTCCAGCTGGAAAACGCCACTCCCGCCGAAGCGGAAGAGATCAAAGAAGAGCTGGTGGAACAAGGCTTTCTAAAGCGCCCTTCTACCCGCAAACAGCGGAAGGGAAATCCCCGCCCACAACCTGCTGTCTACCGTTCTTCCGAGGGGATTCCCATTCTGGTGGGACGCAATAATAAACAGAACGATTTTCTTACTCATCGTATGGCTGCTCCCACCGACACCTGGCTTCACACCAAAGATATCCCCGGCTCGCATGTGGTGATCCGCGGCAAAAACTTTGGCGAAGAAACGTTGACGGAAGCGGCACTGCTGGCCGCCTATCACAGTAAAGCGCGGGAATCCAGCCAGATACCGGTGGACTGCACCTTGATCAAACACGTCAAAAAACCATCCGGCTCCCCACCCGGTTTTGTCATCTATGAAGAACAAAAAACGCTGTTTGTCACCCCGGAAGCGCACATCATCCGCAAATTGGAGTCAACAGATTAA
- a CDS encoding YolD-like family protein: MTLPEHVGALEDARREQKRYEPPLLSEEMLIEMGRLIEQSYHKQEPIAVTIAGKWDPQQQSGIVVRIDPIEQWLVLQNDEERQLIPFRSVIGVEAIRRED, encoded by the coding sequence ATGACTTTACCTGAACATGTGGGGGCATTGGAAGATGCCCGGCGGGAACAGAAACGATACGAACCACCGCTCTTAAGCGAAGAGATGTTGATTGAGATGGGGCGTCTAATCGAACAATCCTACCACAAACAGGAGCCGATCGCGGTGACGATTGCCGGTAAATGGGATCCACAACAGCAGTCGGGCATTGTGGTGCGGATTGATCCAATAGAGCAATGGTTGGTATTACAAAACGATGAAGAGCGCCAATTGATTCCGTTTCGGTCGGTGATTGGGGTGGAAGCGATCAGGCGTGAAGATTGA